A single genomic interval of Labrus bergylta chromosome 18, fLabBer1.1, whole genome shotgun sequence harbors:
- the LOC109998823 gene encoding adenosine receptor A3 isoform X1 translates to MTDALRMLYAALMVVSGMASVCGNLLLLLVLLLNKELRTDALGLTLSFSLSDLALGLSIIPFGVYNSLSWSSCFASEGALCQGSGFIFLLLQTSSMHSLTWATVNKFTEICFALSYSRVWTGGRSRAMLVLVWLFCLVTAALPLLGFGSYVYSESRFLCCPNFTPEDRCFVLLWMLAGIVAPIITMCSLYGYIVYVATKQARRGTFMCNELHCYYVPANNYLRSSVVMVTTSVCLLVCWLPYISVCLYETFSGEQSPAVTSALSAWLVLTSSALNPWITCMTQTRYRAAVRRLISRFISMFLCSETPLESRPQSAALHLDTANRISTTTRTTAASCPPSSPETTTPP, encoded by the exons atgacggacgctCTGAGGATGTTATACGCCGCTCTGATGGTGGTGTCCGGCATGGCTTCAGTCTGTGggaacctcctcctcctgctggttCTCCTCCTGAATAAGGAGCTGCGTACGGACGCGCTGGGCCTCACTCTGAGCTTCAGCCTCAGCGACCTGGCTCTCGGACTCTCCATCATCCCGTTCGGGGTCTACAACAGTCTGTCCTGGTCTTCGTGTTTTGCCAGCGAGGGCGCCCTCTGTCAGGGAAGCGGCTTCATCTTCCTTCTCCTGCAGACCTCCTCCATGCACTCGCTCACCTGGGCCACCGTCAACAAATTCACTGAGATCTGCTTCGCCCTCAGCTACAGCCGCGTGTGGACGGGGGGGCGGAGTCGAGCCATGCTGGTCCTGGTCTGGCTCTTCTGTCTGGTAACCGCCGCCCTCCCCCTGCTGGGCTTCGGCAGCTACGTCTACAGCGAATCTCGCTTCCTGTGTTGCCCCAACTTTACACCTGAGGACAGGTGCTTTGTCCTGCTGTGGATGCTGGCAGGCATCGTGGCGCCAATCATCACCATGTGCTCTCTGTACGGGTACATCGTCTACGTGGCCACGAAGCAGGCCAGGAGGGGGACGTTCATGTGCAACGAGCTGCACTGCTACTACGTTCCTGCTAACAACTACCTGAGGAGCTCCGTCGTCATGGTCACCACTTCAG tgtgtttgttggtgtgctGGTTGCCCTACATCTCAGTGTGTCTGTACGAGACATTCAGTGGTGAACAGAGTCCTGCTGTGACCTCTGCCCTCTCCGCCTGGCTGGTTCTGACCAGCTCCGCCCTCAACCCTTGGATCACCTGTATGACCCAGAC CAGGTACCGGGCAGCCGTGCGTCGCCTTATCAGCAGATTTATTTCAATGTTCCTGTGTTCTGAGACACCTCTGGAGTCCCGCCCCCAGAGCGCCGCCCTCCACCTGGACACAGCCAATCGCATCAGCACAACCACGAGGACTACAGCAGCATCCTGCCCGCCATCCTCACCAGAAACTACAACACCACCGTGA
- the LOC109998823 gene encoding adenosine receptor A3 isoform X2, with product MTDALRMLYAALMVVSGMASVCGNLLLLLVLLLNKELRTDALGLTLSFSLSDLALGLSIIPFGVYNSLSWSSCFASEGALCQGSGFIFLLLQTSSMHSLTWATVNKFTEICFALSYSRVWTGGRSRAMLVLVWLFCLVTAALPLLGFGSYVYSESRFLCCPNFTPEDRCFVLLWMLAGIVAPIITMCSLYGYIVYVATKQARRGTFMCNELHCYYVPANNYLRSSVVMVTTSVCLLVCWLPYISVCLYETFSGEQSPAVTSALSAWLVLTSSALNPWITCMTQTYRAAVRRLISRFISMFLCSETPLESRPQSAALHLDTANRISTTTRTTAASCPPSSPETTTPP from the exons atgacggacgctCTGAGGATGTTATACGCCGCTCTGATGGTGGTGTCCGGCATGGCTTCAGTCTGTGggaacctcctcctcctgctggttCTCCTCCTGAATAAGGAGCTGCGTACGGACGCGCTGGGCCTCACTCTGAGCTTCAGCCTCAGCGACCTGGCTCTCGGACTCTCCATCATCCCGTTCGGGGTCTACAACAGTCTGTCCTGGTCTTCGTGTTTTGCCAGCGAGGGCGCCCTCTGTCAGGGAAGCGGCTTCATCTTCCTTCTCCTGCAGACCTCCTCCATGCACTCGCTCACCTGGGCCACCGTCAACAAATTCACTGAGATCTGCTTCGCCCTCAGCTACAGCCGCGTGTGGACGGGGGGGCGGAGTCGAGCCATGCTGGTCCTGGTCTGGCTCTTCTGTCTGGTAACCGCCGCCCTCCCCCTGCTGGGCTTCGGCAGCTACGTCTACAGCGAATCTCGCTTCCTGTGTTGCCCCAACTTTACACCTGAGGACAGGTGCTTTGTCCTGCTGTGGATGCTGGCAGGCATCGTGGCGCCAATCATCACCATGTGCTCTCTGTACGGGTACATCGTCTACGTGGCCACGAAGCAGGCCAGGAGGGGGACGTTCATGTGCAACGAGCTGCACTGCTACTACGTTCCTGCTAACAACTACCTGAGGAGCTCCGTCGTCATGGTCACCACTTCAG tgtgtttgttggtgtgctGGTTGCCCTACATCTCAGTGTGTCTGTACGAGACATTCAGTGGTGAACAGAGTCCTGCTGTGACCTCTGCCCTCTCCGCCTGGCTGGTTCTGACCAGCTCCGCCCTCAACCCTTGGATCACCTGTATGACCCAGAC GTACCGGGCAGCCGTGCGTCGCCTTATCAGCAGATTTATTTCAATGTTCCTGTGTTCTGAGACACCTCTGGAGTCCCGCCCCCAGAGCGCCGCCCTCCACCTGGACACAGCCAATCGCATCAGCACAACCACGAGGACTACAGCAGCATCCTGCCCGCCATCCTCACCAGAAACTACAACACCACCGTGA